A DNA window from Ornithodoros turicata isolate Travis chromosome 10, ASM3712646v1, whole genome shotgun sequence contains the following coding sequences:
- the LOC135369708 gene encoding neprilysin-1-like, translating into MEEDRRRRERQISVYTAFACVIAAVVIIALLVAVTAKKVVHHKAERWPAGPLPFDRRYDTGDLLKEVTNRSKPAVCPTCQWNDAYLFDSAKEYKVKDVCSNFYVHACNQRWLRGTSLANRPYAEFSAGQLMLDVDYFFKRFLSLRGRSENNFLAQAMWVYDRCNANDSVVESVQSVLSSLMLPDWPFENWEGDLVWHVATAERTLRLQPLFEVVFRKNTRSALPVILRAPKTLHQRYQQGGFDEQSYATYVAASLQRYTKNNASAIADGIVRLEKAIEAFAAQETPSKVLSLEQLFASERWNWMKYFDVVFDGKYSMLNHTMIVVQDPVFFANLRHIFRGRYDTSVINYIGYKAVAEFSPFLGDPFLMRLSHGYRLPDLHERQVACMALLEKVYPYGLGIAAKLTLGKEFATTYRTHLDSQMQFFFSLSRKVIVQLVQSHKSWIDPVDTATAVRKLQAMQLHFGTQANLIEYELYRRTRPVKGNTTIEAVLGLYSHASALYWDVAKDAGFDNMVEQDVFLPGSLYQEADNRLLVPHAVVGFLNHISNQVHPILYPAVMVHIMRGALAALAPSASSFVKGELRNWWSVSTKGAYENISRCLQAQYPRMSSPELNLLDNALMYPLFLIYKASLEKLKGVHASVNSEQLFFYNYAVALCERKSSGPMQGMWRVNVPLRNFPAFSRAFGCQWKTYMNPAEKCIMWAIS; encoded by the coding sequence ATGGAGGAAGACCGCCGGCGACGCGAGCGTCAAATTTCCGTGTACACGGCCTTCGCGTGTGTCATCGCTGCCGTGGTGATCATTGCCCTGCTGGTTGCCGTGACGGCCAAGAAAGTCGTCCACCACAAGGCGGAGCGCTGGCCGGCTGGACCCTTGCCCTTCGACAGGCGCTACGACACGGGCGACCTCCTGAAGGAAGTGACCAACAGGAGCAAACCTGCCGTTTGTCCCACCTGCCAGTGGAATGACGCGTACCTCTTCGACTCCGCGAAGGAGTACAAAGTCAAAGACGTGTGCTCCAATTTTTACGTGCACGCGTGCAACCAGCGGTGGCTTCGGGGCACCTCCCTGGCCAATCGTCCCTATGCCGAATTCAGTGCGGGCCAGCTCATGCTGGACGTGGACTACTTCTTCAAGCGGTTCCTGTCGCTCCGCGGCCGCTCGGAGAACAATTTCCTCGCGCAAGCAATGTGGGTTTATGACAGGTGCAACGCCAACGACAGCGTTGTTGAGTCCGTACAGAGTGTTTTGAGCTCCCTAATGTTGCCAGACTGGCCGTTTGAGAACTGGGAAGGGGACCTGGTCTGGCACGTCGCGACAGCTGAGAGGACACTGAGGTTACAGCCGCTGTTTGAGGTAGTCTTCAGGAAGAACACCAGGAGTGCTCTACCGGTTATTCTGCGAGCACCGAAGACGTTGCATCAAAGGTATCAGCAAGGTGGCTTCGATGAACAATCTTATGCAACATATGTGGCCGCGTCTCTGCAACGTTATACAAAGAACAATGCGTCGGCGATAGCTGATGGCATTGTTCGACTGGAGAAGGCAATTGAGGCGTTTGCGGCGCAAGAAACGCCGAGCAAAGTGTTATCGTTAGAACAGCTATTCGCGAGCGAACGCTGGAACTGGATGAAATATTTCGACGTGGTATTCGATGGCAAATATTCCATGCTCAACCACACCATGATCGTCGTGCAGGACCCCGTGTTCTTCGCCAACTTGAGGCACATATTTCGAGGTCGCTACGACACTTCCGTGATCAACTACATCGGCTACAAGGCAGTCGCGGAATTTTCTCCGTTCTTAGGGGACCCCTTCTTGATGAGGTTGTCGCACGGCTACCGCCTGCCAGATCTGCATGAGCGACAGGTAGCTTGTATGGCCCTCTTGGAGAAGGTATACCCGTATGGATTGGGCATCGCTGCCAAGCTGACGTTGGGAAAAGAATTCGCGACAACGTACCGAACACACTTGGATAGTCAGATGcagttcttcttttctttgtcgcGGAAAGTTATCGTGCAGTTGGTGCAGTCGCACAAATCGTGGATCGACCCCGTGGACACTGCCACGGCCGTTCGGAAGCTGCAAGCCATGCAGCTCCATTTCGGCACCCAGGCCAACCTGATCGAGTACGAGCTCTACCGCAGGACCCGTCCGGTTAAAGGCAACACCACGATCGAAGCGGTTCTGGGTCTGTACTCGCACGCTTCCGCGCTCTACTGGGACGTGGCGAAGGACGCAGGCTTCGACAACATGGTAGAACAGGACGTATTCCTGCCAGGATCGCTTTACCAGGAGGCGGACAACCGGCTGCTCGTGCCTCACGCCGTGGTTGGATTTTTGAACCATATCAGTAACCAGGTTCACCCCATCTTGTATCCGGCTGTTATGGTGCACATCATGCGCGGAGCACTCGCAGCTCTCGCACCGAGCGCTTCCTCCTTCGTTAAGGGTGAGCTGAGGAACTGGTGGAGTGTCAGCACGAAAGGGGCGTACGAAAATATTAGCAGGTGTCTCCAGGCCCAATACCCTCGCATGTCCTCACCGGAGTTGAACCTCTTGGACAATGCCCTCATGTACCCTCTGTTTCTCATCTACAAGGCCTCGCTCGAGAAACTCAAAGGAGTGCACGCCTCCGTCAATTCCGAACAGCTTTTCTTCTATAATTATGCCGTAGCGCTTTGTGAAAGGAAATCGTCCGGACCGATGCAGGGGATGTGGCGTGTGAACGTACCGCTACGGAACTTCCCTGCTTTCAGCCGGGCCTTTGGGTGTCAATGGAAAACTTACATGAATCCCGCAGAAAAGTGCATCATGTGGGCGATATCGTAG